The Brachyhypopomus gauderio isolate BG-103 chromosome 2, BGAUD_0.2, whole genome shotgun sequence genome contains a region encoding:
- the baxa gene encoding BCL2 associated X, apoptosis regulator a, translating into MAAPAGEGDVAECRGIANDQILEVGSALLKDFIYERIRRHGDSNTTVTRGQLGGTELCDPSHKRLAQCLQQIGDELDNNVQLQSMINDSALQPTNDVFLKVAFEIFSDGKFNWGRVVALFYFACRLVIKALLTKVPDIIRTIITWTTDYLRDHVINWIREQGGWEGIRSYFGTPTWQTIGVFLAGVLTTVLVIRKM; encoded by the exons ATGGCAGCGCCAGCGGGTGAAGGCGATGTGGCTGAGTGTCGAG GCATCGCCAATGACCAAATACTAGAAGTAGGATCAGCACTACTGAAAGA CTTCATCTATGAGCGGATTCGTCGTCACGGGGACAGCAATACCACAGTTACCAGGGGTCAGTTGGGTGGGACAGAGCTATGTGACCCCAGCCATAAGAGACTAGCACAGTGTCTTCAGCAGATCGGTGATGAGCTGGACAACAACGTCCAGCTGCAGAG TATGATAAACGACTCTGCACTGCAGCCCACCAATGACGTGTTTTTGAAGGTGGCCTTTGAGATCTTCTCGGATGGGAAGTTTAACTGGGGCAGAGTGGTGGCCCTTTTCTACTTTGCTTGTCGGCTGGTCATCAAG GCTCTTCTAACAAAAGTTCCTGACATCATTCGAACCATCATCACCTGGACTACCGACTACTTGCGTGATCATGTGATTAATTGGATCAGGGAGCAGGGAGGCTGG gaAGGAATCCGCTCCTATTTCGGTACACCTACCTGGCAGACTATTGGTGTCTTTCTGGCTGGAGTTCTCACCACTGTGCTGGTCATCCGCAAAATGTGA
- the map3k14a gene encoding mitogen-activated protein kinase kinase kinase 14 encodes MAVVHRILNSTVPFSMSSNQPKVEALGYMEARPQPCCSSTTNAAEAEKMSTLSTFLLKIISHGTAKHMGPGPLGTEKPSIIAQAECESQDSQEFCPNSSSTFCYVQGASSQHRPHRRRRRRHRRRQGERRESSEATRVEGEERVERLTGVQEQDSGEVGECHYSSPSSEVCSSDGVVSTESLCVQETAHALFPSPYIVRETALACDPDWSRLVALAPGDPYEEERHSPLPSQTSCSLAVSCLRNYVTHTDPTLATPFINQLDREVKDRQEKEEEASGCEEEWDTNEGLLFRKELHPDNHEYREGREYDVREVLKLGSYGEVYSITDKCSGFTCAAKKVPLQSFSREEVGTWSVLQNPRVVELFGFVREGPSIILFMDLKPGSLGQLLKERGRLPEDLSLHYMQQVLGALEYLHRKCVLHLDIKADNVLLSEDGLDTFLCDFGQSERLDQHGFSPFRGLKGTETHMAPEVARSETRCAKADVWSSCCMLLHMLSGWQPWIRFFSRPLYLKIAEEPPPLKETPSGCSPHTAEVIKQGLLKDPSKRASAKQLRAQTAKALQQLGGLHSSARGGAYQKPIEKPDRNEQATFSHSSVQQWMGPEHQRREGAEQSSKCESTDDMEEVEDEKGEEEDDEEDVERSEGNPPPTTQPTEQEFRKLEMDLYVSSLSHLHSAERQEQLLSYLGSDCLSPRESWDKKDSGRWSVGPSDDLSSGVFSYSSQSDGLSISMDWPGPAPQPRCFEGVDVCIRDFDGRSLHIRETPRVKVGHIAVGISDQISEKVFSLCCEDGSLVHHNEEVQESGLILYCVPAPDHRHAHPPEYKPCCDRVPDCRHAPRCKAPWTWRVRDGELETWD; translated from the exons ATGGCCGTGGTCCATAGGATCCTGAACTCCACGGTTCCCTTCTCCATGTCCTCCAACCAGCCCAAGGTGGAGGCCCTGGGCTACATGGAGGCCCGTCCTCAGCCCTGCTGCTCCAGCACAACCAACGCCGCCGAAGCTGAGAAGATGAGCACTCTCTCCACGTTTCTCCTAAAGATCATCTCACATGGCACAGCCAAGCACATGGGCCCCGGCCCTCTGGGCACAGAGAAGCCCTCCATCATCGCCCAGGCAGAAT gtGAATCTCAGGACTCACAGGAATTCTGTCCCAACAGCAG CTCCACCTTCTGCTATGTGCAGGGGGCCTCGTCCCAACACCGGCCCCACAGGAGGAGACGTCGAAGACATCGGCGGaggcagggagagaggagggaaagcAGTGAGGCCAccagggtggagggggaggagagggtggagaggctCACTGGAGTGCAAGAACAGGACAGTGGAGAG gtcGGCGAGTGCCACTACAGCAGCCCCAGCAGTGAGGTGTGTAGCAGCGATGGCGTCGTTAGCACAGAGAGCCTCTGTGTGCAGGAGACGGCGCACGCTTTGTTCCCCTCCCCCTACATCGTCAGGGAAACGGCCCTCGCCTGCGACCCTGACTGGAGCAGGCTGGTGGCGTTGGCCCCTGGAGACCCGTACGAGGAGGAGCGCCACTCGCCCCTGCCCAGTCAGACCTCCTGCAGCCTGGCGGTGAGCTGTCTGCGCAACTACGTCACGCACACGGACCCCACCCTCGCCACCCCCTTCATCAACCAGCTGGACAGGGAGGTGAAGGACAgacaggagaaggaggaggaggcgtCCGGCTGTGAGGAAGAGTGGGACACCAACGAAGGTCTTCTCTTCAGAAAG GAGCTCCATCCTGACAACCATGAGTACCGGGAGGGGAGGGAGTACGATGTGCGTGAGGTGCTGAAGCTCGGTTCCTACGGGGAGGTGTACAGCATCACGGACAAGTGCAGCGGCTTCACGTGTGCCGCCAAGAAG GTGCCATTGCAGAGTTTCAGCAGAGAGGAGGTCGGCACGTGGAGTGTCCTCCAGAACCCTCGTGTGGTGGAACTCTTTGGGTTTGTGCGAGAGGGCCCGTCCATCATCCTCTTCATGGACCTCAAACCTG gcTCTCTGGGGCAGCTGTTGAAGGAGAGGGGGCGACTCCCTGAAGATCTCTCCCTGCACTACATGCAGCAGGTTCTGGGGGCGCTAGAGTATCTGCACAGGAAGTGCGTCCTGCACCTGGACATCAAAG CGGATAATGTGTTGCTGTCCGAGGATGGATTAGACACATTCCTTTGTGACTTTGGACAATCTGAGAGATTAGACCAACATGGATTCAGTCCCTTtcgtg gtttgaaGGGGACCGAGACACACATGGCTCCTGAGGTGGCCCGTAGCGAGACGCGTTGTGCTAAGGCAGACGTGTGGAGCAGCTGCTGCATGCttctgcacatgctcagtgGCTGGCAGCCTTGGATACGCTTCTTCTCCCGCCCACTCTACCTCAAG ATAGCCGAGGAACCTCCGCCCCTGAAGGAGACCCCATCTGGCTGCAGCCCCCACACTGCTGAGGTCATCAAACAGGGACTCCTGAAGGACCCGAGCAAAAGGGCCTCAGCTAAACAACTCCGAGCGCAAACAGCCAAAGCTCTCCAACAAC TGGGAGGTCTTCACAGCTCTGCCAGGGGAGGAGCCTATCAGAAGCCAATAGAGAAGCCAGACAGGAATGAGCAAGCCACCTTCTCCCATAGCTCTGTGCAACAGTGGATGGGCCCAGAGCACCAGCggagagagggggcggagcaaaGCTCAAAGTGTGAGAGCACCGATGACATGgaagaggtggaagatgagaaggGTGAGGAAGAAGATGACGAAGAGGATGTGGAGAGAAGCGAGGGGAACCCTCCTCCCACCACTCAACCAACTGAACAGGAGTTTCGCAAGCTTGAGATGG ATTTATATGTCAGTAGTTTGTCTCACCTCCACTCAGCTGAGCGGCAGGAACAGCTTCTGTCCTACCTGGGCAGTGACTGCCTCTCTCCCAGAGAATCATGGGACAAAAAG GACTCTGGACGCTGGTCGGTTGGCCCCAGTGATGACCTCAGCTCGGGTGTGTTCTCCTACAGCAGCCAGTCAGACGGCCTGAGCATCAGCATGGATTGGCCGGGTCCCGCCCCTCAGCCCCGCTGCTTTGAGG GGGTCGATGTTTGTATCAGGGACTTCGATGGGCGAAGCCTGCATATCCGTGAGACACCCCGTGTGAAGGTGGGCCACATAGCAGTGGGAATCAGTGATCAG ATCTCCGAGAAGGTGTTCAGCCTGTGCTGTGAGGACGGCTCCCTGGTGCACCACAACGAGGAGGTGCAGGAAAGCGGCCTCATTCTGTACTGTGTCCCCGCGCCTGACCACAGACACGCCCACCCACCTGAGTACAAGCCCTGCTGTGACAGGGTGCCAGACTGCAGACACGCCCCTCGCTGCAAAGCACCGTGGACCTGGCGAGTCAGAGACGGGGAGCTGGAGACGTGGGACTGA